In Bombus affinis isolate iyBomAffi1 chromosome 8, iyBomAffi1.2, whole genome shotgun sequence, the following proteins share a genomic window:
- the LOC126919815 gene encoding cilia- and flagella-associated protein 298 has product MVRLHVKKGDESQFLYDTLVEARIEDIIYDITIIYNGRLKVSRICYEIEELIKHGTMLPHDMMGLTDEQVEELKLKDEWGEKCVPIGGWTFNKDVIGRRNGKQPNVKMQEVLKKTIEEARTMVSKKLVQQEKLVTQKTVQEALDILRGAVTIVYPMGLPPHDIIRQEFENTEDLSGTQASLEVIDVQLAQLWFSGKELLPGMKLKDYVGMNEKTKIIIKLQKRGGGRPAREPLMSEEERKQLMLHAYKRQEQLKVSEASVLLIK; this is encoded by the exons ATGGTTCGGCTGCACGTGAAGAAAGGCGACGAGAGCCAGTTTCTGTACGACACACTCGTGGAGGCTCGGATTGAAGACATTATATACGACATTACTATTATTTACAACGGTCGGCTGAAAGTCTCAAGAATATGTTATG AAATCGAGGAGCTGATCAAGCACGGCACCATGCTGCCCCATGACATGATGGGCCTCACCGACGAACAGGTTGAGGAGCTCAAGCTCAAGGACGAGTGGGGTGAGAAATGCGTACCGATAGGCGGATGGACCTTTAACAAGGACGTTATAG GCCGCAGAAATGGCAAACAGCCTAACGTGAAGATGCAGGAGGTCTTGAAGAAAACGATCGAAGAGGCACGAACTATGGTTTCGAAG AAATTGGTGCAACAAGAAAAGCTGGTGACACAGAAAACCGTGCAAGAGGCATTGGACATTCTAAGGGGTGCCGTGACGATCGTTTATCCAATGGGGCTTCCTCCTCATGATATTATCCGTCAGGAATTCGAGAACACGGAGGATTTGAGCGGCACTCAAGCATCGCTCGAG GTTATAGATGTGCAATTGGCACAACTTTGGTTCTCAGGAAAAGAATTATTACCAGGGATGAAATTAAAGGATTATGTCGGGATGAACGAAAAGACAAAGATTATTATCAAGCTGCAGAAAAGAGGAGGCGGAAGACCTGCTCGTGAACCATTAATGTCagaagaggaaaggaaacaACTAATGCTACACGCTTATAAGCGACAGGAACAGCTCAAGGTAAGTGAAGCTTCCGTTTTGTTGATAAAGTAG